One genomic window of Desulfovibrio gilichinskyi includes the following:
- a CDS encoding RHS repeat domain-containing protein: MKNDLGQVTRYSYLESGLHPKVFTYDEEDNPVSMTYEGQTFFFATNQVGTIFMVADERGNEIKRIINDSFGNILLDSGVSLDICLGFAAGLTDKDTELVHLGYREYDPAIGRFITPDPLGFAGGDVDVYGYCLDDPINFYDRTGLEGKSEGKEQGVPAKVIKRTGRALWEIGSLAGRSGLKLAGDAGYEAFKKISPLAHPETKNEAAKYAKKVILGETSLGQELVKSGPKIAKSTKEAWNNMIEKEKEAEKHQDEINHKVYSSKWSDLYSKNSTLRKERAKAIQDAVSPSLKGIAKAYLDTPDDRFSLILPYLKQVNKKIKSDKANK, translated from the coding sequence ATGAAAAACGATCTCGGTCAGGTCACTAGGTATTCCTACTTAGAATCCGGTCTGCATCCCAAAGTCTTCACTTATGACGAAGAAGATAATCCTGTAAGCATGACCTACGAAGGCCAAACTTTTTTCTTTGCTACAAATCAGGTCGGCACAATTTTCATGGTTGCGGATGAAAGGGGTAATGAGATAAAGCGAATTATAAATGATTCGTTTGGAAATATATTGCTCGATAGCGGAGTCAGTCTGGATATATGTCTGGGGTTTGCCGCAGGTCTGACAGATAAAGATACTGAGCTTGTACATCTCGGATATCGTGAATACGATCCCGCAATCGGCAGATTCATAACTCCCGACCCGCTAGGATTTGCTGGCGGCGATGTGGATGTTTACGGGTATTGTCTGGATGACCCTATTAATTTTTATGATCGGACGGGGCTTGAGGGGAAGAGTGAGGGGAAAGAGCAAGGAGTCCCTGCCAAAGTGATCAAAAGAACTGGGCGAGCCTTATGGGAAATAGGCAGTCTTGCTGGTAGATCCGGATTGAAACTAGCAGGGGATGCAGGCTACGAGGCTTTTAAAAAAATCAGCCCTCTGGCCCACCCTGAAACAAAGAATGAAGCTGCGAAGTATGCCAAAAAAGTAATCCTTGGCGAAACATCTTTGGGACAGGAGCTTGTTAAATCAGGTCCGAAAATAGCCAAATCAACTAAAGAAGCTTGGAATAATATGATTGAAAAAGAAAAAGAAGCTGAAAAGCATCAGGATGAAATCAACCATAAAGTTTATTCAAGTAAATGGAGTGATCTATACAGTAAAAATTCAACTCTTCGCAAAGAACGGGCAAAGGCTATCCAGGATGCCGTAAGCCCATCTCTAAAGGGAATAGCTAAGGCCTATTTGGACACTCCTGATGATAGGTTTAGCCTTATACTTCCATATCTAAAACAAGTTAATAAAAAAATTAAAAGCGATAAAGCTAATAAATAA
- the hisC gene encoding histidinol-phosphate transaminase yields MSPIKVRPDVMETKPYTPGLTIEEIKEKYGLDTVIKLASNENPLGASPLAQKAVIRHAPNIFRYPQNGNPRLNKAIAKRVGVAEENIISGNGSDEVIDLLIRVKAEPGRDEILTYESCFSMYSLMSRLCGISFKQVPRDAGHKQPLKAMAAAVTDKTAIVFVTTPDNPTGLAVTTKEVREMAMAIPKQTILAIDEAYIDFATPAEEYDMRPLLSEFPNIVLLRTFSKAFGLAGMRVGFGIMSSALAGYINRARAPFTVSILAEEAAIAALSDDAFYNETLNVVHRGRKLFTDEIKGMGCEVLPSQSNFIMFKPTSNAGEVFEELLKRGIIVRPLKSFGLGEYIRVNMGTDRENKIFLENLRELL; encoded by the coding sequence ATGTCCCCTATCAAAGTCCGCCCTGACGTGATGGAGACCAAACCATACACTCCTGGACTTACCATTGAAGAGATCAAAGAGAAGTACGGTTTGGATACTGTTATTAAACTTGCAAGTAATGAGAATCCGCTCGGAGCCTCTCCACTCGCTCAAAAAGCAGTAATACGCCATGCACCTAATATTTTTCGCTACCCGCAAAATGGTAACCCCCGCCTGAATAAAGCTATTGCTAAGCGGGTAGGAGTTGCGGAAGAAAACATCATCAGCGGAAACGGCTCTGATGAAGTTATCGATCTGCTGATCCGAGTTAAGGCCGAACCGGGCCGTGATGAAATTCTGACCTATGAATCATGTTTCAGCATGTACAGTCTTATGTCCCGTCTTTGCGGCATAAGCTTCAAACAAGTACCGCGTGATGCTGGGCACAAACAGCCGCTTAAAGCAATGGCTGCTGCTGTGACTGATAAAACCGCCATCGTCTTTGTAACTACCCCTGATAATCCTACAGGACTTGCAGTTACAACAAAAGAAGTCCGCGAGATGGCTATGGCTATTCCAAAGCAGACAATTCTTGCCATAGATGAAGCATATATTGATTTCGCTACCCCGGCAGAAGAGTACGACATGCGCCCTTTGCTAAGCGAATTTCCGAATATCGTCCTGCTCAGAACATTTTCAAAAGCCTTCGGTCTTGCAGGTATGCGCGTAGGTTTCGGTATAATGAGTTCTGCCCTTGCCGGGTACATCAACCGTGCCCGTGCCCCTTTCACCGTCAGTATCCTTGCCGAAGAAGCTGCCATAGCAGCACTCAGCGACGACGCTTTCTACAATGAGACTCTAAACGTTGTGCATCGCGGCAGAAAGCTCTTTACAGACGAGATTAAAGGTATGGGATGCGAAGTTCTACCATCTCAGTCCAATTTTATTATGTTCAAGCCCACCAGTAACGCCGGTGAAGTTTTTGAAGAGCTTCTAAAACGCGGAATAATAGTTCGTCCGCTTAAAAGTTTCGGACTTGGCGAATACATCCGCGTAAACATGGGCACTGACCGTGAAAACAAAATATTCCTAGAAAACCTAAGGGAGCTTCTTTAG
- a CDS encoding universal stress protein — protein MITIKKILCAVDFSEYSPVVADYASTIAKTMGAEVICLYVAPSLDQYVGFHVPPSSIENFVGEIVTGADATMETFIEENFKDSTTKGQVLTGYPAEEILSFAKDEHVDMIVMGTHGRKGIDRILFGSVAEKIVKAAICPVLTIRPE, from the coding sequence ATGATTACCATTAAAAAGATACTCTGCGCAGTTGATTTTTCTGAATACAGCCCTGTCGTAGCAGACTACGCGTCAACCATTGCCAAGACTATGGGTGCTGAAGTTATTTGTCTGTATGTAGCTCCATCACTGGACCAGTATGTCGGGTTCCATGTTCCACCAAGTTCAATTGAAAATTTTGTTGGTGAAATTGTAACCGGAGCTGACGCTACTATGGAAACATTCATAGAGGAAAACTTCAAGGATTCTACAACAAAAGGACAAGTACTGACCGGGTACCCGGCTGAAGAAATTCTGTCATTCGCTAAAGACGAACATGTTGATATGATCGTCATGGGAACACACGGTAGAAAAGGTATTGACCGTATTTTATTTGGATCAGTTGCTGAAAAGATCGTTAAGGCAGCAATATGCCCTGTACTGACAATCAGACCGGAATAA
- the glf gene encoding UDP-galactopyranose mutase, translated as MLHKHVVVGAGITGSVIARRIAEDCGEKVLVIDSRDHIGGNCYSRFDPETNIEVHSYGTHIFHTSNRRVWDYLNRFTEFNSYRHKVLTTYKNRTYHMPVNLQTINSFFNLSLRPHEVAGFIQKQSEKENITDPANLEEKAVSLIGRDLYEAFVKGYTLKQWECDPRELSADIISRLPFRHTYECDYFTCRYQGLPYEGYGKMFENMLDHELITVQLKTDFFDIRKELSKDCTVYYSGPVDRFFDYCHGELTWRSLRFEYETEHVGDYQGTAVMNYADIDIPYTRIHEYQHLHPERENRSGKTVISREYSVKWKQGEEPYYPVNTAEDRNRLALYQTEAEKLPRVHFTGRLGQYKYYDMDKAVLAALEVCDEVLKG; from the coding sequence ATGTTGCATAAGCATGTTGTTGTCGGGGCAGGGATAACCGGATCAGTCATAGCGCGGCGCATTGCAGAAGATTGCGGCGAGAAAGTGCTGGTTATCGACAGCCGTGATCACATCGGAGGAAACTGTTACAGCCGTTTTGATCCTGAAACAAATATTGAAGTACACAGCTACGGAACACATATTTTTCATACTTCAAACCGCAGGGTCTGGGATTACCTGAACCGTTTTACCGAGTTCAACAGCTATCGCCATAAGGTTCTGACTACATATAAGAACCGCACTTATCACATGCCAGTGAATTTACAGACGATTAATTCTTTTTTTAATCTAAGTTTACGCCCGCATGAAGTTGCAGGATTTATTCAAAAGCAAAGCGAAAAAGAAAACATAACTGATCCTGCGAATCTGGAAGAAAAGGCTGTCAGCCTCATCGGTCGAGATCTTTATGAAGCTTTTGTCAAAGGGTATACGCTTAAGCAATGGGAATGCGACCCGCGTGAACTCTCTGCCGACATAATCTCACGTCTGCCGTTTCGTCATACTTACGAGTGTGACTATTTTACCTGCCGCTATCAGGGGTTGCCGTACGAGGGGTATGGCAAGATGTTTGAGAATATGCTGGATCATGAACTTATCACGGTACAGCTTAAGACAGACTTTTTCGATATCCGCAAAGAACTTTCTAAAGATTGTACCGTCTACTATTCCGGTCCGGTTGATCGCTTTTTTGATTATTGCCACGGTGAACTTACTTGGCGTTCACTCAGATTTGAGTATGAGACTGAACACGTGGGCGATTATCAGGGGACAGCGGTAATGAACTACGCCGATATTGATATTCCATATACCCGCATTCACGAATACCAGCACCTGCATCCTGAAAGAGAAAACCGAAGCGGTAAAACGGTTATCTCCCGTGAGTACTCCGTGAAATGGAAACAAGGAGAAGAGCCTTATTATCCCGTCAATACAGCAGAGGACCGTAATAGGCTTGCCTTATATCAAACCGAAGCTGAAAAGCTGCCGCGTGTCCATTTTACAGGCAGATTAGGGCAGTACAAATACTACGACATGGATAAAGCCGTGTTAGCGGCTCTTGAGGTTTGCGATGAGGTTTTGAAGGGGTAA
- the hflK gene encoding FtsH protease activity modulator HflK — translation MNWDWDKLSEQRQRNSGSKTPGVDEINSTIKKFRGTGLPGGKYVIIGIIALWFLSGIYIVEPDEVGVVTRFGKYITTTGPGPHYHLPIPIESVMKPQVTRIRRVEVGFRSIGSSRSFTQGQSRNVPEESLMLTGDENIVDVQFIVQYQIKDPVEYLFEVTSQDKTIQDAAEAAMREIIGKTKIELALTTGKLQIQTETRILLQSIVDSYKLGVNVLAVQLQNVHPPAEVVDAFKDVASAREDKSRYINEAEAYRNDILPKARGQAAVILNKAQAYKETKVLEAEGQAKRFMAVYLEYSKAKDITVKRLYLETMQNILSNPEVTKVILSDSAAKRALPFLSLDGDSFPVNAVNNKKGEK, via the coding sequence ATGAACTGGGACTGGGATAAACTATCAGAACAACGGCAGAGGAACTCTGGCTCTAAAACGCCGGGAGTGGATGAAATAAATTCCACGATCAAAAAATTCCGCGGAACCGGCTTGCCGGGCGGGAAATACGTTATAATCGGCATCATTGCTCTGTGGTTCCTTTCAGGGATCTATATTGTAGAGCCAGATGAAGTCGGCGTAGTAACACGGTTTGGTAAGTATATTACCACAACCGGTCCCGGGCCGCACTACCACCTTCCGATTCCTATTGAATCGGTCATGAAACCGCAGGTAACACGCATCAGGCGTGTGGAAGTCGGTTTCCGTTCTATTGGATCTTCTCGCTCTTTTACACAGGGGCAGTCCCGGAATGTTCCTGAAGAATCTCTGATGTTGACAGGTGATGAAAACATCGTTGATGTTCAATTCATCGTTCAATACCAGATCAAAGACCCTGTTGAGTACCTTTTTGAGGTAACTAGTCAGGATAAGACTATTCAGGATGCAGCCGAAGCAGCCATGCGAGAAATTATCGGTAAGACCAAAATTGAATTGGCTCTTACTACCGGTAAACTGCAGATTCAGACAGAAACCAGAATCTTACTACAGTCCATTGTGGATTCGTATAAGCTTGGTGTAAATGTTCTTGCCGTGCAGCTTCAGAATGTGCATCCACCGGCTGAGGTTGTGGACGCATTTAAGGATGTTGCAAGTGCCCGTGAAGATAAAAGCCGCTACATCAACGAAGCTGAAGCATATCGTAATGATATTTTGCCGAAAGCCCGTGGACAGGCTGCTGTTATCCTGAATAAAGCTCAAGCGTATAAGGAAACTAAAGTGCTTGAAGCGGAAGGACAGGCTAAGAGATTTATGGCTGTTTATCTTGAATATTCAAAAGCTAAAGATATTACAGTTAAACGTTTGTATCTGGAAACAATGCAAAACATTCTTTCTAATCCTGAAGTGACTAAAGTTATTCTTTCAGACAGTGCAGCTAAAAGAGCATTGCCGTTCCTCTCATTGGACGGAGATTCGTTCCCCGTGAATGCTGTAAATAATAAAAAGGGGGAAAAGTAA
- a CDS encoding HAD-IIB family hydrolase: MNLSCKLKELLPNITKTEPQQLTEGLAGSFFPEGSTRFAHMQQASKTAERIAKQTGLRNEEADRLITAALFHDVGYSEELKQTGFHPLDGAAFLAHAGAQEEVIEAVLWHSSTAQDIKALPEINNIYKQFPEPSENNKTLKGVSYCDFRTSPLGESYTFGQRIVEFRNRFGDNAYTRGATKWTLPIVRETQAEYIKSISSLHRTTLPWVFCDIDSTLIYPGQKINTETTQAVNRFIAAGGKLSLITGKHLISIHSFLREMNLEGPHSGVNGSMLMTNDSITSYGPTVESYKEIEDILLKEGIHYASYVAEGIWTRSPLTDDEIQSYNHVGEILPQPGATPDNSKVFKVLTFSHKNDTARCTFVRDLAAKYDLACVRTANEFLEIGPKGHGKHAAALHIMHEAGWPDLNSISIGDSENDLTMFGSTGLSAAVANATPDVLPAADLHIPACTDNGVAQLLNALVDSAKDGCWAIPDKWVAGY, encoded by the coding sequence GTGAATCTTTCCTGTAAACTCAAAGAATTATTACCCAATATAACAAAAACAGAACCCCAACAGTTAACCGAAGGTCTTGCAGGATCTTTTTTCCCAGAAGGATCGACTCGATTTGCACATATGCAGCAAGCCTCGAAAACGGCTGAACGCATTGCCAAACAGACAGGACTGAGAAATGAAGAAGCTGACAGGTTGATAACTGCAGCCCTGTTTCATGATGTGGGCTACTCTGAAGAACTTAAACAAACCGGATTCCACCCTTTAGACGGTGCGGCCTTCCTTGCCCATGCCGGAGCGCAGGAAGAAGTCATAGAAGCAGTTTTATGGCATTCCAGCACAGCGCAGGATATTAAAGCCCTGCCTGAAATTAATAATATTTATAAGCAGTTCCCTGAGCCTTCTGAAAACAACAAAACGCTAAAAGGTGTAAGCTACTGCGATTTCCGCACTTCTCCATTGGGCGAATCTTATACATTCGGCCAAAGAATTGTGGAATTCAGAAACAGATTCGGAGATAATGCCTACACACGCGGTGCAACCAAATGGACGCTCCCTATTGTGCGTGAAACACAAGCCGAGTATATTAAATCCATTTCCAGCCTGCACCGGACGACTCTCCCTTGGGTTTTCTGCGATATTGACAGCACGCTTATTTACCCGGGCCAAAAGATCAACACAGAGACAACCCAAGCCGTAAACAGGTTTATTGCCGCAGGTGGAAAGCTGTCCCTCATTACCGGAAAACATCTTATCAGCATTCACTCTTTCCTGCGTGAAATGAACCTCGAAGGACCGCATTCCGGGGTTAATGGTTCGATGCTCATGACAAACGATTCTATAACATCTTACGGACCGACAGTTGAGAGTTACAAAGAAATTGAAGATATTCTGCTTAAAGAAGGAATCCACTATGCCAGCTATGTAGCTGAAGGAATATGGACTAGATCCCCTTTAACAGATGACGAAATTCAGTCTTACAACCATGTCGGTGAGATTCTTCCGCAACCTGGTGCAACCCCGGACAACAGCAAGGTTTTCAAAGTCCTGACCTTCTCACACAAAAATGATACAGCAAGATGCACTTTTGTCAGAGACCTTGCCGCAAAGTACGATCTTGCCTGTGTGCGCACAGCTAATGAGTTTCTTGAGATCGGCCCCAAAGGACACGGAAAACACGCCGCGGCTTTGCATATTATGCATGAAGCTGGGTGGCCGGATTTGAACAGCATCTCCATCGGTGACAGCGAAAACGACTTAACCATGTTCGGTTCCACCGGACTCAGTGCGGCAGTCGCCAATGCGACTCCTGACGTTCTCCCTGCTGCGGACCTTCATATTCCTGCATGCACGGACAACGGCGTGGCTCAACTGCTTAATGCGCTGGTAGATTCAGCAAAAGACGGATGCTGGGCAATTCCTGACAAATGGGTAGCCGGATATTAA
- the dsrP gene encoding sulfate reduction electron transfer complex DsrMKJOP subunit DsrP, whose protein sequence is MLEKALKGGPKYWGWIIFLLLIIGAGFTVYLNQLQEGLTVTGLSRDVSWGFYIAQFTYLVGLAASGVMIVLPYYFHHYKKFHGMVIMGEFMAIAAVVMCLGFIIVDIGSPQRMLNIIFHPTPNSILFWDMIVLNGYLLLNVVIGWTCLESERQRVEPPKWIRPLAYTSIVWAFSIHTVTAFLYAGLPGRHYWLSAILAARFLASAFCSGPAILLLVVFLVRKITKYEPGKGAIGTLTTIITYAMCVNVFFFLLEVFTAFYSNIPGHIHSFAFLFTGSHGHSELVPWMWTAVAFAIISLALLIPPKLRYNQKLLPFSLAILVIATWIDKGLGLLIGGLTPNPFGEVTTYWPSGKELMVSMMVYALGALTLTILYKIATDIKRDLGELTTPD, encoded by the coding sequence ATGCTCGAAAAAGCTCTCAAAGGCGGCCCGAAATATTGGGGTTGGATTATATTCCTGCTTCTTATCATCGGCGCCGGCTTCACAGTATATTTGAATCAGTTACAGGAAGGACTTACCGTCACGGGCCTTAGCCGCGATGTTTCCTGGGGATTCTATATTGCCCAATTTACCTACTTGGTCGGTCTAGCCGCTTCCGGTGTTATGATCGTACTGCCTTATTACTTCCATCACTATAAGAAGTTTCATGGCATGGTAATTATGGGTGAATTCATGGCTATTGCTGCTGTCGTGATGTGTCTCGGTTTCATTATCGTAGACATCGGATCTCCACAGCGTATGCTGAACATCATTTTCCATCCAACTCCTAACTCGATCCTGTTCTGGGATATGATCGTTCTTAACGGTTATCTGCTCCTGAACGTAGTTATCGGATGGACATGCCTTGAAAGCGAACGTCAGCGCGTTGAACCACCAAAATGGATCAGACCTCTGGCTTACACTTCCATAGTATGGGCGTTCTCCATTCATACTGTAACAGCATTCCTTTACGCAGGTCTTCCAGGCCGCCACTACTGGCTTTCAGCCATTCTGGCAGCCCGCTTCCTTGCATCTGCGTTCTGTTCCGGACCGGCAATCCTTCTGCTTGTAGTATTTCTTGTTCGCAAGATCACAAAATACGAACCAGGCAAAGGAGCTATCGGAACTCTCACAACTATTATCACATACGCAATGTGCGTGAACGTATTCTTCTTCCTGCTTGAAGTGTTCACCGCATTTTACTCCAATATCCCCGGTCACATTCACTCCTTCGCCTTCCTGTTCACAGGCAGCCACGGACATAGTGAATTGGTTCCATGGATGTGGACAGCAGTTGCGTTCGCAATTATCAGCCTCGCGCTGCTTATTCCGCCGAAACTGCGCTACAACCAGAAACTGCTGCCGTTTTCCCTCGCTATCCTTGTTATCGCAACTTGGATCGATAAAGGGCTCGGCCTGCTGATCGGTGGTCTTACTCCAAACCCGTTCGGCGAAGTCACAACTTACTGGCCTTCCGGTAAAGAGTTGATGGTTTCGATGATGGTTTACGCACTCGGTGCTCTGACTCTGACAATTCTTTATAAGATTGCCACAGACATCAAGCGCGACCTTGGCGAGCTTACTACTCCTGATTAA
- the cmk gene encoding (d)CMP kinase — translation MATPFIITLDGPAGVGKSTLAKQLADHFEIAYLDTGAMFRATAWKLGEGSWNWDSSRIEEALKSFSFTLSGSGSNSVLSLNGVPLTNDIRTETVGMWASNVAKIPAVRAFQKIAQRKIGETTSLIAEGRDMGTVIFPQAPCKFFLDADLEERARRRFSQLEEMGKPADMSELLDQIKARDDQDRNRKEAPLKAADDAIIVDTTTLDIDGVFEKLVAEAKKISA, via the coding sequence GTGGCAACTCCTTTCATTATCACACTTGACGGACCGGCCGGAGTAGGAAAATCCACTCTTGCAAAGCAACTCGCAGATCATTTTGAGATTGCTTATCTCGACACAGGTGCAATGTTCAGGGCAACAGCATGGAAGCTGGGCGAAGGTTCATGGAACTGGGACAGCTCTAGAATTGAAGAAGCCCTCAAAAGTTTTTCATTCACCCTGTCCGGCTCCGGAAGTAACTCCGTGCTCAGCCTTAACGGTGTACCCTTAACAAATGATATCCGCACTGAAACTGTGGGCATGTGGGCTTCTAATGTTGCCAAAATACCTGCTGTGCGTGCTTTTCAAAAAATTGCCCAGCGCAAGATAGGGGAAACGACATCCCTAATTGCGGAAGGCAGAGACATGGGAACGGTTATTTTCCCGCAAGCTCCCTGCAAATTTTTCCTTGATGCAGACCTTGAAGAACGTGCCCGCAGACGCTTTTCACAGCTGGAAGAAATGGGCAAACCAGCGGATATGTCTGAATTGCTTGATCAGATCAAGGCAAGAGATGATCAGGACCGCAACCGTAAAGAAGCCCCTTTAAAAGCAGCAGACGATGCAATCATCGTTGATACGACCACGCTTGATATTGATGGCGTCTTTGAAAAACTTGTCGCGGAAGCAAAAAAAATATCTGCTTAA
- the hflC gene encoding protease modulator HflC, which yields MSLLKKSSAPLAILLIIVVLGIAQSAFIVKQTEKAIVLQLGKPKAGPLGPGLHFKLPFVQNVIYFDSRLLEYDARPAEILTKDKKNMVVDNYSKWRITDPLQFYRTVTSIPRAQARLDDIIYAELRVALGGYTLIEIISSDRTAIMKEVTEKSNSLVSAYGIEVNDVRIKRTDLPAENARAIYGRMRAERERMAKQYRSEGNEASARITAQADKERAITLADADLKAEILRGMGDAIATKTYADSFGKDPKFYEFKKSLDAYEAAFKDKTRIIMSMDNPFLKYMK from the coding sequence ATGAGTTTACTTAAAAAAAGCTCCGCTCCCCTGGCAATATTACTTATTATCGTTGTGCTTGGAATTGCGCAAAGTGCATTTATTGTTAAGCAGACTGAGAAAGCAATTGTATTGCAGCTTGGTAAGCCTAAAGCCGGCCCGCTTGGACCGGGGCTTCATTTTAAACTTCCGTTCGTTCAGAACGTTATTTATTTTGATTCCCGCTTACTTGAGTATGACGCTCGCCCAGCTGAAATTCTGACTAAGGACAAGAAGAATATGGTTGTGGATAACTACTCCAAGTGGCGGATTACCGACCCCTTGCAGTTTTATCGCACTGTTACTTCTATTCCTCGCGCTCAGGCCCGTCTTGATGATATCATCTATGCGGAACTTAGAGTTGCTCTAGGCGGATATACCTTGATTGAGATTATCTCCAGTGACCGTACCGCTATTATGAAAGAGGTTACTGAGAAATCTAATTCACTTGTTTCAGCTTACGGTATTGAGGTTAATGATGTGCGCATTAAGCGGACAGACCTGCCTGCCGAAAACGCCCGTGCTATTTACGGACGTATGAGGGCTGAACGTGAGCGTATGGCAAAACAGTATCGCTCAGAAGGGAATGAAGCCTCAGCCCGCATTACCGCGCAAGCTGATAAAGAAAGGGCGATCACTCTGGCAGATGCCGACCTCAAAGCTGAAATCCTTCGAGGTATGGGTGACGCAATCGCTACTAAAACATACGCGGACAGCTTCGGGAAGGACCCTAAATTCTATGAATTCAAGAAGTCTCTCGATGCATATGAAGCTGCTTTCAAGGATAAGACACGGATTATTATGTCAATGGATAATCCTTTCTTGAAATATATGAAGTAG